One window of Desulfobacca acetoxidans DSM 11109 genomic DNA carries:
- a CDS encoding isocitrate lyase/phosphoenolpyruvate mutase family protein — translation MHDKAQALRRLLARPGIIQVAGAHNGLGARLVEEAGFDAVWASGLEISAANAVPDANILTMTDYQEAAANINEATDLPVIADCDTGYGNYGNVIRLIKKYEALGIAAVCIEDKCFPKVNSYIPGRQELAPLPEFVGKIMAAKDAQISAAFMVIARVEALIAGWGLEEAWRRAEAYAAAGADAILIHSKAKTPDEIQAFIRGWRRAEPLVVVPTSYSQVTVEELAAWGVKIVIYANAGLRAAVRAMSQVLRKLRQAGSLAAVEADITPMSTIFELQDMPRLRAAEKKYSCRPYDDYTVIIPAAGRPQGGDRLSLLLTDQPAAMLPLKGKPLLQHNVETLRRLGLDRILVITGYKAEAIDITGIKTVFNPDFAACHILHSIMQAGSHFNRQTLLIYADILFEPFIIQKLLDCRADIVLVVDNSFRYGYNPNKNLDLVVAREKPLPRKRRFLERTDNLAMRIGHDTISDAEADYEFIGIVKSSAAGTKALKEIYDDCRQKYQHRPFHEAATFYQASFTDLLQEVIDRGLPVKLLEVNSGWMEIQTFEDYQRALSLFNLPGQGITAHDESEVPPLALQALNLS, via the coding sequence ATGCATGATAAGGCTCAAGCTCTGCGTCGTCTGCTGGCTCGCCCTGGCATCATACAGGTTGCCGGGGCGCATAATGGATTGGGGGCCCGTCTCGTAGAGGAGGCCGGCTTTGATGCGGTCTGGGCCAGTGGCCTGGAAATTTCGGCTGCCAATGCGGTTCCCGATGCCAATATACTGACTATGACAGACTACCAGGAAGCGGCCGCCAATATCAACGAGGCTACCGATCTGCCGGTAATCGCCGACTGTGATACCGGCTACGGAAACTATGGCAATGTCATCCGGTTAATAAAAAAATATGAAGCCTTGGGGATCGCAGCCGTCTGTATTGAGGATAAGTGCTTTCCAAAGGTCAACAGTTATATTCCGGGCCGCCAGGAACTGGCACCCCTACCGGAGTTTGTCGGCAAGATTATGGCTGCTAAAGATGCTCAGATATCAGCGGCATTCATGGTCATTGCCCGGGTGGAAGCATTGATCGCCGGCTGGGGGTTGGAAGAGGCCTGGCGGCGGGCCGAAGCTTATGCCGCAGCCGGGGCTGATGCCATCCTGATCCATTCCAAAGCAAAAACCCCTGATGAAATCCAGGCCTTTATTCGGGGTTGGCGGCGGGCCGAACCTCTGGTAGTGGTACCCACCAGTTACTCTCAGGTAACGGTGGAAGAATTGGCAGCCTGGGGAGTCAAAATTGTCATCTATGCCAATGCCGGTCTGCGGGCGGCGGTGCGGGCGATGAGTCAAGTTCTGCGGAAGCTTCGGCAGGCCGGTTCCCTGGCTGCAGTGGAAGCCGATATCACCCCGATGAGCACCATCTTCGAACTCCAGGATATGCCCCGCCTGCGAGCTGCAGAGAAAAAATACTCATGCCGGCCTTATGATGATTATACAGTGATTATCCCGGCGGCAGGGCGGCCCCAAGGTGGAGATAGGCTCTCGCTTCTGTTGACCGATCAGCCCGCAGCGATGTTGCCTCTAAAAGGCAAACCGTTATTGCAACATAATGTCGAAACCCTCAGGCGCCTGGGATTAGACCGGATACTGGTGATCACCGGCTATAAGGCCGAGGCCATCGATATTACTGGCATTAAGACAGTTTTTAATCCGGATTTCGCCGCTTGTCATATCCTCCATTCCATTATGCAGGCCGGGAGTCATTTCAATCGGCAGACCCTGCTCATATACGCTGATATTCTGTTCGAACCCTTCATTATCCAGAAACTCCTGGATTGCCGAGCAGATATTGTCCTGGTGGTGGACAATTCTTTCAGATACGGATATAATCCCAATAAGAATTTAGATCTGGTAGTGGCCCGGGAAAAACCCCTCCCCCGAAAGCGGCGGTTTCTGGAGCGGACCGACAACCTGGCAATGCGTATCGGTCACGATACTATCAGTGATGCAGAAGCTGACTATGAATTCATTGGCATCGTCAAAAGTTCGGCAGCCGGGACTAAGGCCTTAAAAGAGATCTACGACGACTGTCGCCAGAAATATCAACACCGGCCTTTTCACGAAGCCGCCACCTTTTATCAGGCCTCTTTTACCGACCTGCTGCAAGAGGTCATTGACCGCGGCCTGCCGGTAAAACTCCTCGAGGTCAACTCGGGTTGGATGGAAATACAGACCTTCGAGGATTATCAACGGGCCTTGTCTCTCTTTAACCTGCCTGGGCAGGGAATCACCGCACACGATGAAAGTGAGGTACCCCCTCTTGCGCTGCAGGCCCTGAACCTCTCCTGA
- a CDS encoding FmdB family zinc ribbon protein, which translates to MPIFEFHCNDCGQDFEKLVFGSGEVVECPACHQTNCEKLMSACNAKVGFKLTSTSSGGKGASCTGCTATSCSTCH; encoded by the coding sequence ATGCCCATTTTTGAATTCCATTGCAATGACTGTGGCCAAGATTTTGAGAAATTAGTTTTTGGGAGCGGCGAAGTTGTAGAGTGTCCGGCCTGTCATCAGACTAATTGTGAAAAGTTGATGAGTGCTTGCAATGCTAAGGTCGGCTTCAAGCTCACGTCCACTTCTTCCGGAGGCAAAGGAGCTTCCTGTACCGGCTGCACTGCGACCAGTTGCAGCACCTGCCATTA
- the selB gene encoding selenocysteine-specific translation elongation factor, giving the protein MHPIILGTAGHIDHGKTSLIKALTGVDTDRLKEEKLRGITIELGFASLTLPNGQRLGIVDVPGHERFVRHMLAGATGMDLVALIIAADEGVMPQTREHLEICQLLKVKRGLVVLTKIDLVEEEWLELVEEDVRNFLSNTFLEGAPIIRFSAVSGQGTSELLQTLMALGAVVPPKPVSGIFRLPIDRVFTIKGFGTVVTGTAISGQLRVSDLVTIYPPQYKAKVRNIQVHDEYVEETLAGFRTAINLQGIDKFELERGMVAATPDSLRCSLRLDARLEILPSTPRPLKNRREVRLHTGASEQLATVILLSQEELAPGESGLVQFRLSKPLALKPFDRFVIREVSPVITVGGGHVIHINPPVHRRLQKDIIKKLELLESCPEAERIASHLEESAAAGLSRQELVQLLTLSAAELTPILEQLQKDGRIIAYDTENNRYALKTVVAALQSQAVQRLQKFHQTQPLKLGLSKEELRRRLPENLEVRLFNYLLVDLEQQKQVAVEKELVRLAGHQVVLAGEQEELANRLEVLYEKSGLTPPTLKEAGTAVQARGSQLNEIIKLLTGKGLLVKVKEDLFFHQSVIAALKTKLVHYLKEHQEISVPQFKDLTQTSRKFSIPLMEYFDAARVTVRVGENRRLR; this is encoded by the coding sequence GTGCACCCCATCATTCTCGGCACCGCCGGGCACATTGATCACGGCAAAACTTCTCTCATCAAGGCTCTGACCGGCGTTGATACTGATCGTCTGAAAGAAGAGAAGCTTCGGGGCATAACCATAGAGTTGGGTTTTGCCTCCCTTACCCTGCCCAATGGCCAGCGTTTGGGAATAGTCGATGTACCGGGACATGAGCGGTTTGTGCGACATATGTTGGCGGGAGCTACCGGCATGGACCTAGTGGCCCTCATCATTGCCGCTGACGAAGGGGTCATGCCACAGACCCGGGAGCATCTGGAAATCTGCCAGCTCCTAAAGGTGAAGCGCGGCCTGGTGGTCTTGACCAAGATTGATCTGGTAGAGGAAGAATGGCTGGAGTTGGTAGAGGAAGATGTCCGAAATTTCCTGTCTAATACCTTCTTGGAGGGTGCTCCCATCATCCGTTTCTCAGCGGTGAGTGGGCAAGGCACCTCAGAATTGCTCCAGACCCTGATGGCTCTCGGTGCTGTTGTGCCTCCCAAACCGGTCAGCGGTATTTTTCGACTTCCTATCGACCGGGTCTTCACCATCAAAGGTTTCGGCACCGTAGTTACCGGTACTGCCATATCCGGACAGCTGCGGGTAAGCGATCTGGTGACGATCTATCCGCCGCAGTACAAAGCCAAGGTCCGCAATATCCAGGTTCATGATGAGTATGTGGAAGAAACCCTGGCAGGATTCCGTACCGCAATAAATCTGCAGGGGATTGACAAGTTCGAGCTGGAGCGGGGCATGGTGGCAGCAACTCCGGATTCCCTGCGATGCAGCTTACGTTTGGATGCCCGTCTCGAGATTTTGCCCAGCACCCCCCGCCCGCTCAAAAATCGGCGGGAAGTAAGACTCCACACCGGCGCCAGCGAACAGTTGGCCACTGTAATCCTGCTCTCCCAAGAAGAATTAGCCCCGGGAGAGAGTGGACTGGTGCAATTCCGTCTGAGTAAACCTCTGGCCCTAAAACCTTTTGACCGCTTTGTGATCCGGGAGGTGTCTCCGGTCATCACCGTCGGCGGCGGTCATGTTATCCACATCAACCCACCAGTACACCGGCGTCTTCAGAAAGACATTATCAAGAAATTAGAATTGCTTGAGAGCTGTCCGGAAGCGGAAAGGATTGCCTCTCATCTTGAGGAGTCGGCAGCAGCCGGACTTTCCCGTCAAGAACTCGTGCAATTGCTCACTCTTTCCGCTGCCGAACTCACCCCAATTTTGGAGCAGTTGCAGAAAGACGGACGGATCATCGCCTACGATACCGAAAACAACCGCTATGCCCTTAAAACAGTAGTTGCAGCTCTACAGTCCCAGGCAGTCCAACGGCTGCAAAAATTTCACCAGACTCAGCCCCTGAAGCTGGGCCTTTCTAAAGAAGAATTGCGCCGCCGCCTGCCAGAGAATCTGGAGGTACGCCTTTTCAATTATTTACTGGTAGACCTCGAACAACAGAAGCAGGTAGCAGTCGAGAAGGAACTGGTCCGGCTGGCCGGCCATCAGGTGGTGTTAGCTGGAGAGCAGGAGGAATTGGCCAATCGATTGGAAGTCCTGTATGAAAAAAGCGGGCTGACTCCCCCGACCTTGAAAGAGGCCGGGACAGCGGTGCAGGCCAGAGGCAGCCAACTCAATGAGATCATTAAATTACTGACCGGCAAGGGCCTGTTGGTCAAGGTGAAAGAGGACCTTTTCTTCCATCAGAGTGTCATAGCTGCCTTAAAAACCAAACTGGTGCACTACTTAAAGGAGCACCAGGAGATTTCAGTGCCGCAGTTTAAGGACCTGACTCAAACCAGCCGCAAATTCAGTATTCCGCTTATGGAATACTTCGATGCCGCCCGCGTTACGGTCAGGGTCGGTGAGAATCGCCGTCTGCGGTGA
- a CDS encoding M48 family metallopeptidase has translation MEKNDLLRFWSWYLVLVCLMTAACATAPYTGRRQLMLTSESQESNLGFQAFSQIRRQYPVAKDPQSNELVNRVGQRIAEAANRPDFRWEFVVFKDDKMANAFCLPGGKVGIFTGIFKYTKDDAGLATVISHEAAHAILRHAGERMSQGMLAQIGGVGLSAALAGQSAYVSQAAMQAYGLGANVGVILPYSRKQEYEADQVGLILMAKAGYDPEAALGFWQRMMDDSKGKAKPPAFLSTHPTDEQRISAIKQMLPEIKEKYSRQ, from the coding sequence ATGGAAAAGAACGATCTCCTCAGGTTCTGGTCATGGTATCTGGTGCTGGTCTGTCTAATGACCGCAGCCTGCGCTACAGCTCCTTATACAGGCCGACGTCAGCTCATGCTTACATCGGAGAGCCAGGAAAGCAACCTGGGTTTTCAGGCATTTTCCCAGATCCGGCGACAATATCCCGTTGCCAAAGATCCGCAGAGCAATGAGTTGGTAAACCGGGTTGGCCAGCGGATTGCCGAGGCTGCTAACCGGCCGGATTTTCGTTGGGAATTCGTCGTCTTCAAGGATGACAAAATGGCCAACGCCTTTTGTCTGCCGGGTGGTAAAGTGGGCATATTTACCGGCATATTCAAATATACCAAGGATGATGCCGGTCTGGCGACGGTTATCTCCCACGAAGCGGCCCACGCTATTCTGCGGCATGCCGGTGAACGTATGAGTCAGGGCATGCTGGCGCAAATCGGAGGCGTCGGACTGAGCGCCGCCCTGGCGGGACAGAGCGCCTATGTCTCCCAGGCCGCGATGCAAGCTTATGGTTTAGGCGCCAATGTTGGCGTTATCTTGCCGTATAGCCGTAAACAGGAATACGAGGCGGACCAGGTCGGTCTGATCCTGATGGCCAAGGCGGGTTACGACCCCGAGGCGGCCTTGGGTTTCTGGCAGAGGATGATGGATGATAGTAAAGGCAAGGCCAAGCCGCCAGCTTTTTTGTCCACCCACCCCACCGATGAGCAGCGGATCTCCGCGATCAAGCAAATGCTGCCTGAGATTAAAGAAAAATATTCCCGTCAGTAG
- a CDS encoding CDP-alcohol phosphatidyltransferase family protein: MTIAACISVPTEGFAADLFGMVAGLPLWQRQLLMLSRTGATPIAILEQPDRKEKLRRELAAVQKLPPVRIISDPRELAHTSLNHEVEGCLYLPLNLLIEPERLAAFAAQDLPQGQVAVGIVSMSHATGADTGKLENRSPVLLSGDRVVSWGERESATTEQASRLLLFSTSAWQEWRNSGHDLDLFLTRLARQDRLRGIELHSGEVFFIRQQQDLESATNWLISREESSPVGEGILENSWNRALARRLLPWILRQQIAPNQITLTAFLFGLLAAWAFAQGSHGWSVAAGLLLPLLLVLDCLDGAVARLKFKESRLGAWLDRQGDSLLNLLLFWGIARGCYLASSHPVFLVAGVLLTFGYLSCWWLLDMPGVVALPTAQAPESWKEKILAELSSRDFFYLILLLACLNRLEWLIVGSAVGTNIFAIVLLRQKYYDQG; encoded by the coding sequence ATGACGATCGCCGCTTGTATCAGCGTTCCGACGGAGGGATTTGCCGCTGACCTTTTTGGGATGGTGGCCGGACTGCCCCTATGGCAAAGGCAGCTTCTGATGCTTTCTCGCACCGGGGCGACGCCTATTGCTATCCTGGAACAACCGGACAGGAAGGAGAAGCTGCGGCGGGAGTTGGCAGCGGTGCAGAAATTGCCGCCAGTCAGGATCATCTCCGATCCTCGGGAGTTGGCGCATACATCGCTTAACCACGAAGTGGAAGGTTGCCTGTACCTGCCGCTTAATCTTTTGATCGAGCCCGAGCGGCTGGCTGCCTTTGCTGCCCAGGACCTGCCGCAGGGACAGGTTGCGGTCGGAATAGTTTCGATGAGCCATGCGACGGGCGCGGATACAGGTAAGTTAGAAAATCGGTCACCGGTACTATTATCCGGCGATCGGGTGGTGTCCTGGGGAGAGAGAGAGTCGGCAACGACCGAACAGGCGTCCCGCCTGCTGCTCTTTTCAACCTCCGCTTGGCAGGAGTGGCGAAATAGCGGCCATGATCTTGACTTATTTCTGACCCGCTTAGCGCGTCAGGACCGGCTCCGGGGGATAGAGTTGCATAGCGGTGAGGTTTTTTTCATCCGGCAACAGCAGGATCTTGAGTCGGCTACAAATTGGCTGATTAGCCGGGAAGAAAGTTCACCGGTTGGAGAAGGAATACTCGAGAATTCCTGGAATCGCGCCTTGGCGCGGCGGCTTCTGCCCTGGATACTTCGACAACAGATTGCCCCGAATCAAATCACCCTGACCGCCTTCCTGTTCGGTCTATTGGCCGCCTGGGCTTTTGCTCAAGGTTCCCATGGTTGGTCCGTGGCTGCGGGCCTGTTGTTGCCTCTGCTCCTGGTATTGGATTGCTTGGATGGGGCCGTAGCTCGATTGAAATTTAAAGAGTCCCGTCTGGGCGCCTGGCTGGATCGGCAGGGTGATAGCCTGCTTAATCTGCTATTGTTTTGGGGGATAGCCCGCGGGTGCTATCTAGCTTCCTCCCATCCCGTTTTTCTGGTTGCGGGAGTTCTTTTAACTTTCGGTTATCTGAGCTGTTGGTGGCTATTGGACATGCCAGGGGTTGTTGCCCTGCCAACTGCCCAGGCTCCTGAAAGCTGGAAAGAAAAAATCCTGGCGGAGCTGTCAAGTCGGGACTTCTTTTATCTGATCTTATTATTAGCCTGTTTGAATCGATTAGAATGGCTGATTGTCGGCAGTGCGGTGGGAACCAACATTTTTGCAATAGTTCTCCTTAGGCAGAAATATTATGACCAAGGCTAA
- a CDS encoding phosphocholine cytidylyltransferase family protein yields the protein MIAVILSAGVGRRLAPLTESIPKALIEVGGRPLIWHTLVALRYFGVSEVVLVVGHRRELLQKQLRSGFSGITLHWVENEHYAQTGSLYSLWLSRGYLGGPFLFMDADLLFNPFILAGLPEWTERSRLLVGPLDHDSGEEVKVYQEQGLAVAIGKNVRVQAPLAGEALGIISVAAADAPLAISLMDALIRMAPQTEHEELSQALCQHRRLWVEDIGHQAWLEIDFLEDVSRARQEVWPAIQQQVAAVGRQDIFADS from the coding sequence GTGATTGCCGTCATTTTAAGCGCTGGCGTCGGCCGCCGGTTGGCGCCGCTAACTGAGAGCATCCCTAAAGCCCTGATTGAGGTCGGCGGTCGCCCCCTCATCTGGCATACTCTGGTAGCCCTACGTTATTTCGGTGTCTCCGAGGTGGTGTTGGTCGTCGGACATCGGCGGGAACTGCTGCAAAAGCAACTCCGCTCCGGCTTCTCGGGAATCACCCTCCACTGGGTGGAAAACGAACACTACGCCCAAACCGGCAGCCTCTACTCCCTCTGGCTGAGTCGGGGCTATCTTGGAGGACCATTTCTCTTTATGGATGCCGACCTGTTATTTAACCCCTTCATTCTGGCCGGTCTGCCCGAATGGACTGAAAGAAGCCGCCTCCTGGTAGGCCCGCTCGACCACGACAGCGGCGAAGAAGTCAAAGTGTACCAGGAGCAGGGTTTGGCGGTGGCTATCGGCAAGAATGTTCGCGTTCAGGCACCTCTGGCCGGCGAGGCACTAGGCATCATCAGCGTCGCCGCTGCAGACGCACCCCTGGCGATCAGCCTGATGGATGCCTTAATCAGAATGGCACCGCAGACCGAACACGAGGAGTTGTCCCAGGCCCTTTGTCAACACCGGCGCCTCTGGGTAGAGGATATCGGCCACCAGGCATGGCTGGAAATCGATTTTCTGGAAGATGTCTCTCGGGCTCGGCAAGAGGTTTGGCCTGCCATTCAACAACAGGTGGCTGCCGTCGGTCGCCAGGATATTTTTGCGGATAGCTAG
- the aepY gene encoding phosphonopyruvate decarboxylase, which translates to MVDAIELIEFFDNLGFGPYTGVPCSLLNPLISYLERDSNRLYVAAASEGEAMGIAAGWNLAGRQPVILMQNSGFGNAVNPLTSLQLIYHFPCLLVISWRGEPGRPDAVQHRIMGLKMPGLLALLGLSYTVLTGDWEVDREKLQWLQGQMTVLNQPAALIVPRGTIAPVTKYIQQPQRSLKRQEAIAIICQTLRGDELLISTTGKISRELYNTKDAGNNFYMVGSMGCASAIGLGLALAQPQRRVVVLDGDGACLMKMGNLSTIGHYRPANLIHLVLDNEAYDSTGGQASNSATASLSGVAKEAGYRTAQQVSDPEALTERLQTILGQPGPHFLLIKVATGAAVDLPRPSLTPPEMKDRFQTVLKTYPRI; encoded by the coding sequence ATGGTCGATGCCATTGAACTTATTGAATTTTTTGATAATTTAGGTTTTGGCCCTTACACCGGAGTCCCCTGCTCGCTGCTTAATCCCCTGATCAGCTACCTGGAACGGGATTCGAACCGACTATACGTTGCTGCGGCCAGCGAAGGGGAGGCCATGGGAATAGCAGCGGGCTGGAACCTGGCCGGACGCCAGCCGGTTATCCTGATGCAGAACTCCGGTTTTGGGAATGCAGTCAATCCCTTGACCTCTTTGCAATTGATCTACCATTTCCCCTGCCTGCTGGTCATTTCCTGGCGGGGAGAACCTGGGCGGCCGGATGCGGTGCAACACCGGATTATGGGTCTAAAAATGCCGGGGCTGCTGGCCCTCCTGGGTCTTTCCTATACTGTGCTGACGGGCGACTGGGAGGTTGACCGGGAAAAACTGCAATGGCTGCAGGGGCAGATGACGGTCTTAAATCAACCGGCAGCGCTTATCGTTCCGAGAGGCACAATCGCTCCGGTAACTAAGTATATTCAACAACCCCAGCGGTCTCTGAAGCGCCAGGAGGCCATTGCTATCATCTGTCAGACCCTGCGGGGTGATGAACTCTTGATCTCTACAACCGGCAAAATCTCCCGGGAATTGTATAACACTAAAGATGCCGGGAACAATTTTTATATGGTGGGATCTATGGGATGTGCCAGCGCCATTGGCCTGGGTCTAGCCCTGGCCCAGCCGCAGCGGCGTGTGGTGGTCCTGGACGGCGACGGCGCCTGTCTGATGAAAATGGGCAACCTTAGCACCATCGGCCATTATCGCCCGGCCAATCTGATCCACTTAGTACTGGATAACGAGGCCTATGATTCCACCGGCGGCCAGGCCAGCAACTCCGCAACCGCCTCCCTAAGTGGGGTGGCGAAGGAGGCAGGCTACCGGACAGCCCAGCAGGTGAGCGACCCCGAGGCACTGACCGAACGGTTGCAGACCATCTTAGGCCAGCCGGGGCCGCATTTCCTTTTAATAAAAGTGGCAACCGGGGCCGCAGTAGATCTGCCGCGACCGTCTCTAACCCCTCCGGAGATGAAGGACCGGTTTCAGACCGTCCTCAAGACTTATCCCAGGATCTGA
- a CDS encoding flippase-like domain-containing protein gives MTKAKILLVVIASLFLFWMLRSVGWEAILQHLRMVGWYWPLILLPYLLVNLLDSMSWYFSFGSPPTGLTIRYLFFNRLAGEAINILTPMASLGGEPVKAMLLQKKGVSLTNSTASLVISKGIMALSMVLYILLGLALAPFLFHLSSAWLWGLLAAALVLGGGALGFVLLQRYGLCQLGLAVLERCRFLPGRLKEKEEAICRLDAQMSTFYRQHGRKFFLALGLYFLSWLIHGLEVYIIFYLLGHPIGLVTALCLDALATLIGGLAFFIPGNLAVQDGGIILLTIGLHLGSLLGAACSVIRRLREGFWLAVGLVALAYDR, from the coding sequence ATGACCAAGGCTAAGATACTCTTAGTAGTTATCGCATCCCTATTTCTATTCTGGATGCTCAGATCGGTTGGCTGGGAGGCAATCCTACAGCATCTCAGAATGGTCGGCTGGTATTGGCCGCTGATTCTCCTGCCCTACCTGCTGGTGAACCTTTTGGATTCCATGTCCTGGTATTTCAGCTTTGGAAGTCCACCGACCGGTTTGACGATCCGATACCTGTTCTTCAATCGGTTGGCCGGTGAAGCCATTAATATCCTGACCCCGATGGCCAGTTTAGGGGGTGAACCGGTCAAGGCCATGTTATTACAGAAAAAGGGAGTTTCCTTGACCAACTCCACCGCCTCTTTGGTCATCAGCAAGGGAATTATGGCGTTGTCGATGGTGCTGTATATCCTTTTAGGGCTGGCGCTGGCGCCGTTTCTCTTTCACCTGTCATCGGCGTGGCTGTGGGGGCTGTTGGCGGCTGCCTTAGTGCTGGGTGGCGGGGCGTTGGGATTTGTCCTGTTGCAGAGATATGGATTATGCCAGCTCGGCCTGGCAGTACTGGAAAGATGCCGTTTCCTGCCTGGCCGCTTGAAAGAAAAAGAAGAGGCCATCTGTCGTCTGGACGCCCAAATGTCGACTTTTTACCGGCAACATGGGAGGAAATTTTTTCTGGCCTTGGGGCTGTACTTCCTCAGTTGGCTAATCCACGGCCTGGAAGTATATATTATCTTTTACCTCTTAGGACATCCCATCGGATTGGTGACCGCTCTCTGCCTGGACGCCCTGGCCACCCTGATCGGCGGTCTGGCCTTTTTTATTCCGGGGAATCTGGCGGTACAGGATGGCGGCATTATCCTGTTGACCATCGGATTGCACTTAGGTTCGCTGCTTGGCGCTGCCTGTAGTGTGATCCGGCGCCTGCGAGAGGGTTTTTGGCTGGCCGTCGGGCTCGTGGCGCTGGCCTACGACCGCTAA
- a CDS encoding 2-aminoethylphosphonate aminotransferase: MQLPPRKVLLNPGPATTTDTVKTALVVADICPRETEFAEVMRQVRHDLVKIAGGSPESHTAVLFTGSGTAVMDAVLNSVVPSGRAVIVINNGAYGERLAAIVRCYRLPLLELRYPWGEWPDLAQVEATMKAHPEASHLALVHHETSTGLLNPLSEVAALARRHGVGLIVDAISSLGGLPLDVRQENIDFLLSTSNKCLQGMPGLSFAICRRQALEEIREVPRRTFYLNLYQQYQHFAANGQMQFTPPVQVIYALSQAIREYFAEGAANRFERYRRNWQTLFAGLKQLGFQTLLPLERQSPLLTTVLEPDDPNYSFDKIHDACYRRGFTIYPGKLQAERTFRVANLGAIDYHDIQAFLRALEEVLGEFQVKIPVIYH; this comes from the coding sequence TTGCAATTACCGCCGCGTAAAGTATTGTTGAACCCCGGACCGGCAACAACTACCGATACCGTCAAAACCGCCCTGGTGGTGGCCGATATCTGCCCGCGTGAAACTGAATTTGCCGAGGTTATGCGGCAAGTCCGACACGATCTGGTAAAGATTGCCGGGGGAAGCCCTGAAAGTCACACGGCGGTGCTTTTTACCGGTTCGGGCACTGCGGTGATGGATGCGGTGCTCAATTCGGTGGTGCCATCCGGCAGGGCTGTAATTGTTATTAACAACGGTGCTTATGGGGAACGTCTGGCGGCCATCGTCCGATGTTACCGATTGCCGCTATTGGAATTGCGCTATCCTTGGGGCGAATGGCCTGATTTGGCCCAGGTGGAAGCTACCATGAAAGCCCATCCGGAGGCCTCGCATCTGGCTCTGGTACATCATGAGACCAGTACCGGGTTATTAAATCCACTCTCGGAGGTGGCTGCTTTGGCCCGCCGTCACGGCGTCGGACTGATCGTCGATGCCATCTCCAGTCTGGGCGGACTACCGCTTGATGTACGGCAGGAGAATATTGATTTTCTCCTATCGACGTCAAATAAGTGTCTACAGGGAATGCCAGGATTGTCTTTCGCCATCTGCCGACGGCAGGCTCTGGAAGAGATTCGGGAAGTGCCGCGGCGAACCTTCTACCTCAACCTCTATCAGCAGTACCAACATTTTGCGGCCAATGGCCAGATGCAGTTCACCCCGCCGGTACAGGTAATCTACGCCCTGTCCCAGGCCATCAGGGAATATTTTGCCGAAGGCGCGGCCAATCGTTTTGAGCGCTACCGCCGCAACTGGCAGACGTTGTTTGCAGGCCTCAAACAATTAGGATTCCAAACCCTGCTGCCTCTTGAGCGTCAATCACCTCTATTGACCACAGTGCTGGAGCCTGATGACCCCAACTACAGTTTTGACAAGATCCACGATGCCTGCTACCGGAGAGGTTTTACTATTTATCCCGGCAAATTGCAGGCAGAGCGGACGTTCCGGGTGGCTAACCTCGGGGCGATTGATTATCACGATATACAGGCCTTTTTAAGAGCCTTGGAGGAGGTCTTGGGCGAATTTCAGGTCAAGATACCGGTGATCTACCACTAA